The Streptomyces kanamyceticus genome window below encodes:
- the pcrA gene encoding DNA helicase PcrA: MSSLFDDSFLADLQPSRAADEEPPPPPEDTTPEPIPDDLFDGKFDAPMTRDAHYRGGAPRPVIDPAALLDGLNENQRAAVVHAGSPLLIVAGAGSGKTRVLTHRIAYLLAERGAHPGQILAITFTNKAAGEMKERVEQLVGPRANAMWVSTFHSACVRILRREYKKLGFTSSFSIYDAADSKRLMALVCRDLDVDPKKFPPKSFSAKVSNLKNELIDEEDFAAQAADGFEKTLAQAYAMYQSRLREANALDFDDLIMTTVHLLRAFPDVAEHYRRRFRHVMVDEYQDTNHAQYALVRELVGPSGGEGDDPGELCVVGDADQSIYAFRGATIRNILQFEEDYTDATTILLEQNYRSTQTILTAANAVIERNESRRPKNLWTNQGAGARITGYVADTEHDEAQFVADEIDRLTDAGDAKAGDVAIFYRTNAQSRVFEEIFIRVGLPYKVVGGVRFYERKEVRDVLAYLRVLANPEDAVPLRRILNVPKRGIGDRAEAMIDALSQREKISFPQALRRVDEAYGMAARSTNAVRRFNTLMEELRTIVESGAGPAVVLEAVLERTGYLAELQASTDPQDETRIENLQELAAVALEFEQESGQAAESADAAEGAEGTADAEGAAGEEDAAGAATAGSLSDFLERVALVADSDQIPDEEDDGSGVITLMTLHTAKGLEFPVVFLTGMEDGVFPHMRSLGQVKELEEERRLAYVGITRARERLYLTRSSMRSAWGQPSYNPPSRFLEEIPDAHLDWKRTGSIGAPASSGSSGPAGGIASSLSSARSRSGGAQGFATRRATEKPVVSLAIGDRVTHDQFGLGTVVGVKGSGANAEATVDFGEPKPKRLLLRYAPVEKL; encoded by the coding sequence ATGAGCAGCCTCTTTGATGACAGCTTCCTGGCGGACCTGCAGCCCTCTCGGGCCGCGGACGAAGAGCCCCCGCCGCCGCCCGAGGACACCACTCCGGAGCCCATTCCGGACGATCTGTTCGACGGGAAGTTCGACGCGCCCATGACCCGGGACGCGCACTACCGCGGTGGTGCCCCGCGCCCGGTCATCGACCCGGCGGCGCTTCTCGACGGCCTCAACGAGAACCAGCGCGCGGCGGTCGTGCACGCGGGCTCCCCGCTGCTCATCGTCGCCGGTGCCGGTTCCGGCAAGACCCGCGTGCTGACCCACCGCATCGCGTACCTCCTCGCCGAGCGCGGTGCGCACCCCGGCCAGATCCTCGCGATCACCTTCACGAACAAGGCCGCGGGCGAGATGAAGGAGCGCGTCGAGCAGCTCGTCGGACCGCGGGCGAACGCGATGTGGGTGTCGACGTTCCACAGCGCCTGCGTCCGCATCCTGCGCCGCGAGTACAAGAAGCTGGGCTTCACGTCCTCCTTCTCGATCTACGACGCCGCGGACTCCAAGCGTCTGATGGCCCTGGTCTGTCGCGACCTGGACGTCGACCCGAAGAAGTTCCCGCCGAAGTCCTTCAGCGCCAAGGTCTCGAACCTGAAGAACGAGCTGATCGACGAGGAGGACTTCGCAGCCCAGGCCGCCGACGGCTTCGAGAAGACCCTCGCCCAGGCCTACGCGATGTACCAGTCCCGCCTCCGCGAGGCGAACGCACTGGACTTCGACGACCTGATCATGACGACGGTCCACCTCCTGCGCGCTTTCCCCGACGTCGCCGAGCACTACAGGCGCCGCTTCCGGCACGTCATGGTCGACGAGTACCAGGACACCAACCACGCGCAGTACGCCCTGGTGCGCGAGCTGGTCGGTCCCTCCGGAGGCGAGGGTGACGACCCCGGCGAGCTCTGCGTGGTGGGTGACGCGGACCAGTCCATCTACGCCTTCCGCGGCGCCACCATCCGTAACATCCTCCAGTTCGAGGAGGACTACACGGACGCGACGACGATCCTCCTGGAGCAGAACTACCGCTCCACGCAGACGATCCTGACCGCCGCGAACGCGGTCATCGAGCGGAACGAGAGCCGCCGCCCGAAGAACCTGTGGACCAACCAGGGCGCGGGCGCGCGCATCACGGGGTACGTCGCCGACACCGAGCACGACGAGGCGCAGTTCGTCGCCGACGAGATCGACCGCCTCACCGACGCGGGCGACGCGAAGGCCGGCGACGTCGCGATCTTCTACCGCACCAACGCTCAGTCCCGTGTCTTCGAAGAGATCTTCATCCGCGTCGGCCTGCCCTACAAGGTCGTCGGCGGCGTGCGCTTCTACGAGCGCAAGGAGGTCAGGGACGTCCTCGCGTACCTGCGCGTGCTCGCCAACCCCGAGGACGCGGTGCCGCTGCGGCGCATCCTCAACGTTCCCAAGCGAGGCATCGGCGACCGCGCGGAAGCGATGATCGACGCGCTGTCGCAGCGCGAGAAGATCTCCTTCCCGCAGGCGCTGCGCCGCGTCGACGAGGCGTACGGAATGGCGGCCCGGTCGACCAACGCCGTCAGGCGTTTCAACACGCTGATGGAGGAGCTGCGGACCATCGTCGAGTCCGGCGCGGGCCCTGCGGTCGTCCTGGAGGCCGTGCTCGAACGGACCGGCTATCTCGCCGAGTTGCAGGCGTCCACCGACCCGCAGGACGAGACGCGCATCGAGAACCTTCAGGAACTCGCCGCTGTGGCGCTGGAGTTCGAGCAGGAGAGCGGTCAGGCCGCTGAGTCCGCTGACGCCGCAGAGGGCGCCGAGGGCACGGCGGACGCAGAGGGAGCAGCGGGCGAGGAGGACGCGGCTGGTGCCGCGACCGCCGGTTCGCTCTCCGACTTCCTGGAGCGCGTCGCCCTCGTCGCCGACTCCGACCAGATCCCGGACGAGGAGGACGACGGCTCCGGAGTCATCACCTTGATGACACTGCACACCGCCAAGGGCCTCGAATTCCCCGTGGTGTTCCTGACCGGCATGGAGGACGGCGTCTTCCCGCACATGCGCTCGCTGGGGCAGGTCAAGGAGCTGGAGGAGGAGCGGCGTCTTGCGTACGTGGGCATTACGCGCGCGCGTGAGCGGCTCTATCTGACGCGGTCCTCGATGCGCAGCGCCTGGGGCCAGCCCTCGTACAACCCGCCGTCGCGCTTCCTGGAGGAGATCCCGGACGCCCACCTGGACTGGAAGCGGACGGGCTCCATCGGCGCCCCGGCGTCGTCTGGCTCGTCAGGTCCGGCCGGTGGCATCGCCTCGTCGCTGTCCTCGGCGCGGTCGCGCTCCGGGGGCGCGCAGGGATTCGCCACGCGCCGTGCCACGGAGAAGCCGGTGGTCTCGCTCGCGATCGGCGACCGGGTCACGCACGACCAGTTCGGCCTCGGGACCGTGGTCGGCGTCAAGGGATCGGGTGCGAACGCCGAGGCGACGGTGGACTTCGGAGAGCCCAAGCCGAAGCGGCTGCTGCTGAGGTACGCGCCGGTGGAGAAGCTCTAG